One Felis catus isolate Fca126 chromosome D1, F.catus_Fca126_mat1.0, whole genome shotgun sequence DNA segment encodes these proteins:
- the LOC111556538 gene encoding olfactory receptor 4B1-like, with product MASTNNVTKLIIVGLFQDPEVQRGCFVVFLLVYLATVVGNGLIVLTVNVSKSLRSPMYFFLSYLSLVEITYSSTVVPKFITDLLAKIKTISLEGCVAQIFFFHFFGVTEIFLLTVMAYDRYVAICKPLHYTTIMSRSVCRLLVAGSWLGGFFHSMVQIIITLQLSFCGPNVIDHYFCDLHPLFKLSCTDTSVEGVIVLANSGLFSIFSFLLLVSSYIVILYNLRNHSAEGRRKALSTCASHITVVLLFFGPAIFLYMRPPSTFTEDKLVAVFYTVVTPMLNPIIYTLRNAEVKNAMRKLWGKRMNSGRD from the coding sequence ATGGCGAGTACAAATAACGTGACCAAGTTAATTATCGTCGGTCTTTTCCAGGATCCAGAGGTGCAGAGAGGGTGCTTTGTGGTGTTTCTTCTGGTGTACTTGGCCACAGTGGTGGGCAATGGTCTCATTGTTCTGACAGTCAATGTCAGTAAGAGTCTGCGttcccccatgtacttcttccttagCTACTTGTCCCTGGTGGAGATCACTTACTCCTCCACTGTTGTCCCTAAATTCATCACAGACTTACTTGCCAAGATTAAAACcatctccctggagggctgtgtgGCTCAGATATTCTTCTTCCACTTCTTTGGAGTTACTGAGATCTTCCTGCTGACGGtaatggcctatgaccgctacgtGGCCATTTGCAAACCCCTTCACTACACAACTATCATGAGCCGGTCTGTGTGTCGCCTTCTGGTGGCTGGATCCTGGCTCGGGGGCTTTTTTCATTCCATGGTCCAGATTATTATTACTCTCCAGTTGTCTTTCTGTGGTCCCAATGTGATTGACCACTACTTCTGTGACCTCCATCCGTTATTCAAGCTTTCCTGCACTGACACTTCTGTGGAGGGGGTTATTGTGTTGGCCAACAGTGGATTATTTTctatcttctccttcctcctcctggtgTCCTCCTATATTGTCATCCTGTACAACCTGAGGAACCATTCTGCAGAGGGGAGGCGCAAAGCCCTCTCCACCTGTGCCTCTCACATCACTGTGGTCCTCTTGTTCTTTGGACCTGCCATCTTCCTCTACATGCGGCCTCCCTCTACTTTCACTGAGGACAAACTGGTGGCCGTGTTCTACACAGTTGTCACCCCCATGCTGAACCCCATCATCTACACACTCAGGAATGCAGAGGTGAAAAATGCCATGAGGAAGCTGTGGGGGAAGAGAATGAATTCAGGGAGggactaa